The Lysobacter oculi genomic sequence TGGGTGAACAGCGAGACCTCGCGGCCCACCTCCGGCAGGTCGTAGAAGGTGCTCATCGGCGCCTCCAGCTCGTAGCCGACGCCGTGCACATCCACCACCAGCCACGGCGGCTGCTTGTGGATGAGGGTGCCTTTGAGTCTTCCGATCATGCGCGTGTTTCCCGTGAGCCTTCATGCCCCAGATCGCATGAAGGTCGTCCATTGGGCCATGGCTGGCAAGCGCGCCATCGATGGCGCGCATCCGCGAATCGAAGCCGGATGCGCAGCCTGAGCGGTGCCGGCCATGGCCCAAGGGGCGACCGCAGTGCCGACGCACGCGCCAATACGCTCACCGCCTGCCCCACGCTTCGCGCACACCCACGCCCAGCCGCGCCGCGCTGGCACGCACATGCGCATGGGTGATGGCGACGGCCAGCGCGTCGGCGGCATCGGGTTGCAGCTTGGTCTTCAGGTTGAGCATCGCGCCAACCATGTGCTGCAACTGGGTCTTGTCGGCGCTGCCCTTGCCGACCAGCGCCAGCTTCACTTCCTTGGCCGCGTACTCGGCCACCGGCAGATCACGCGCCACGCAGGCCGCGATCGCCGCGCCACGCGCCTGCCCCAGCTTCAACGCGCTCATCGCGTTGCGGGCCAGGAAGACTTCCTCGATGGCCACTTCGTCCGGCTTGAACTCGTCGATCAGCGTCCACAGCCCGTCGATCAGCAGGCGCAGCCGGCGCGGGAAATCCGCCGCATCCACCAGCACCAGCGGCGTGTGGTGGACATGGGTCAGGCGCCCGTCCGCC encodes the following:
- the ruvC gene encoding crossover junction endodeoxyribonuclease RuvC, with product MTRILGIDPGSQRTGAGLIDVAADGRLTHVHHTPLVLVDAADFPRRLRLLIDGLWTLIDEFKPDEVAIEEVFLARNAMSALKLGQARGAAIAACVARDLPVAEYAAKEVKLALVGKGSADKTQLQHMVGAMLNLKTKLQPDAADALAVAITHAHVRASAARLGVGVREAWGRR